The proteins below are encoded in one region of Apium graveolens cultivar Ventura chromosome 4, ASM990537v1, whole genome shotgun sequence:
- the LOC141716911 gene encoding transcription factor bHLH93-like has protein sequence MEPAQHGSLEELVLAPRKGRETRVPVNDHQYFPSTEWSYESSLNYNDGCLNFATPSITYSQLAMLTSQIESQATIASCPSNEIQPFFSTYTPPYHVLDELEPSSSRNVNVHNYNNRNDIVYDFKERNSCSSSGDFRDLSVSLELPVFSIGSFEDKSRMKNKVIKKVEGQPSKNLMAERRRRKRLNDRLSMLRSVVPRISKMDRTSILGDTIDYMKELLEKIHKLKMNGAQANSDQINSLGNLKELNNITKATTKNASRFDVKRKEKSTEIDISCPGKPGMVLSTLNTIETLGLDIQQCVVSCFNDFSLEASCSEAEEHRRFISDEDLRRALSRNAGYSGRCL, from the exons ATGGAACCAGCACAACATGGTTCACTAGAAGAGCTGGTATTGGCTCCCCGGAAAGGTCGTGAAACTAGAGTTCCAGTAAATGATCACCAGTACTTCCCTAGTACTGAGTGGAGCTACGAGTCGTCGTTGAATTATAACGACGGCTGCTTAAATTTTGCGACACCAAGCATTACATACTCGCAACTTGCAATGCTCACTTCACAAATAGAGTCACAAGCTACCATTGCATCATGTCCTTCCAATGAAATACAGCCATTTTTCAGTACCTACACACCTCCATATCATGTACTGGATGAGTTAGAACCATCCAGCAGTCGTAATGTAAATGTTCATAACTATAATAATAGAAATGATATAGTTTACGATTTTAAAGAAAGAAATAGTTGCAGCTCATCTGGTGATTTCAGGGATTTATCAGTTTCTTTAGAGCTCCCTGTATTTAGTATTGGATCATTTGAAGACAAGAGCAGAATGAAGAACAAAGTAATTAAGAAGGTGGAAGGACAGCCGTCGAAGAATCTAATGGCAGAAAGACGGCGAAGAAAGAGACTAAATGACCGGCTTTCAATGCTCAGATCAGTTGTTCCTAGAATAAGCAAG ATGGACAGAACATCTATACTTGGAGACACGATAGATTATATGAAAGAGCTCCTGGAGAAGATCCATAAGTTAAAAATGAATGGCGCACAAGCCAATAGCGATCAGATTAACTCATTGGGAAACTTGAAGGAGCTAAATAACATTACTAAAGCAACAACAAAGAATGCATCCAGG TTTGATGTAAAAAGGAAGGAGAAAAGTACAGAGATCGACATCTCGTGTCCAGGGAAGCCAGGAATGGTATTATCAACCCTGAATACGATAGAAACATTAGGCCTTGACATTCAGCAATGTGTTGTTAGTTGTTTCAATGATTTCTCTTTGGAAGCTTCTTGTTCTGAG GCGGAGGAGCATCGTAGATTCATCAGTGATGAAGATCTTAGACGAGCGTTGTCGAGAAACGCTGGTTATAGTGGGAGATGTTTGTAG